The Rhododendron vialii isolate Sample 1 chromosome 6a, ASM3025357v1 genome includes a window with the following:
- the LOC131328929 gene encoding putative receptor-like protein kinase At3g47110: protein MTAHVGDFGLARFLPGAGSNSSRNQSSSIGIRGSTGYPAPEYGIGNEVSTSGDVYSYGILLLEMFIGKRPTDSLFTDGLNLHNSAKMALSEQAVNIGDPTLFQQIEKGETSLSITNIQNQSTPNDHKIKECLVLALEVGIACSKELPRDQLSMDEVVSRLHSIRNSLFETGLHRGRNG from the exons ATGACTGCACATGTGGGTGATTTCGGATTAGCAAGATTCCTTCCAGGAGCCGGCTCTAATTCTTCTAGAAATCAATCAAGTTCTATTGGCATTAGAGGATCTACAGGTTATCCTGCTCCAG AGTATGGAATAGGAAATGAGGTATCAACATCCGGTGACGTGTATAGTTATGGCATCCTCTTATTGGAGATGTTTATAGGGAAGAGACCTACTGACAGCTTGTTTACCGATGGTCTAAATCTTCATAACTCTGCTAAGATGGCTCTATCTGAACAAGCAGTCAACATTGGCGATCCGACACTATTTCAACAAATTGAGAAGGGGGAGACAAGCTTAAGCATCACCAACATTCAGAATCAGAGCACTCCTAACGATCACAAAATTAAAGAATGCTTGGTTTTAGCACTAGAAGTTGGAATCGCCTGTTCAAAAGAACTTCCGAGAGATCAACTATCCATGGATGAGGTCGTTAGTCGTTTGCATTCGATCAGGAACTCTCTTTTTGAAACTGGACTACATAGAGGCAGGAACGGTTAG
- the LOC131328931 gene encoding 3-oxoacyl-[acyl-carrier-protein] synthase, mitochondrial isoform X1, whose protein sequence is MAMLSRSRSLLPSRFHFTRFSSSSSFSSSFGPPPSVPSRRVVVTGLGMVTPLGCGVEATWKRLIVGECGVRVITPEDLKMSEFDKETRLHTYEQLTSKVAATVPCGTNSDQFNEEIWLNSKEDRSVSRFVGYALCAANEALRDANWMPTEEEEKEKTGVSIGGGIGSISDILDASKLICEKRVRRLSPFFIPRILINMAAGHVSIKFGFQGPNHAAVTACATGGHAIGDATRMIQFGDADVMVAGGTESSIDALSIAGFCKSRALSTKYNSTPEQASRPFDCGRDGFVIGEGAGVMVLEELKHAEKRGAKIYAEVRGYGTSGDAYHITQPHVNGMGAILAMTRALKQSGLRPNQVDYLNAHATSTPLGDAIEGKAIKSVFLEHATLGALAFSSTKGATGHLLGAAGAVEAIFAVLSIDRRVAPLTLNLIKPDPIFSYRFMPLSASKWMPVRAAMSNSFGFGGTNASLVFSVI, encoded by the exons ATGGCGATGCTATCTCGGTCTAGGTCACTACTCCCTTCTCGTTTCCATTTCACTcgattctcttcttcttcttccttttcttcttccttcggCCCCCCTCCCTCCGTTCCTTCTCGCAGAGTCGTTGTTACCG GATTGGGCATGGTAACGCCGCTTGGCTGTGGGGTGGAAGCAACATGGAAGCGGTTGATAGTGGGGGAATGTGGAGTAAGGGTTATAACTCCTGAAGATCTCAAAATGAGTGAATTCGATAAAGAAACCAGATTGCATACTTACGAACAGTTGACCTCCAAAGTTGCTGCAACTGTGCCCTGTGGAACCAACTCAGACCAGTTTAATGAGGAAATATGGCTTAATTCCAAG GAGGATAGGTCAGTTTCTAGGTTTGTAGGTTATGCATTATGTGCCGCTAATGAAGCTCTCAGAGATGCGAATTGGATGCCCActgaggaagaggagaaggagaagacg GGAGTCTCCATTGGTGGAGGGATTGGAAGCATTAGTGATATACTGGATGCATCCAAATTGATATGTGAGAAG CGTGTTCGGCGGCTTAGTCCGTTTTTCATCCCGCGGATACTGATAAACATGGCAGCTGGTCACGTGAGCATAAAATTCGGATTCCAG GGACCCAACCATGCTGCAGTGACTGCTTGTGCAACTGGGGGACACGCTATTGGTGATGCTACAAGGATGATTCAATTTGGAGATGCCGATGTTATGGTGGCTGGAGGAACGGAGTCCAGCATAGACGCTTTATCCATAGCAGGATTTTGCAA GTCACGGGCTTTGAGCACGAAGTACAATTCCACTCCTGAACAGGCTTCACGACCATTTGATTGCGGCCGAGATGGATTTGT TATAGGTGAAGGTGCTGGTGTCATGGTGTTGGAG GAACTGAAACATGCAGAAAAGCGAGGGGCAAAAATTTATGCAGAAGTTCGTGGTTATGGGACTTCAG GGGATGCATATCATATTACTCAACCACATGTTAATGGAATGGGTGCCATATTGGCCATGACACGTGCTTTAAAGCAG TCTGGTCTTCGTCCTAATCAAGTGGATTATTTAAATGCCCATGCTACATCTACACCTCTAG GTGATGCAATAGAAGGCAAGGCCATTAAGTCTGTGTTTCTTGAGCATGCGACTTTAGGTGCTTTGGCATTTTCCTCCACCAAG GGTGCTACTGGTCATCTACTTGGAGCAGCTGGAGCTGTGGAAGCAATTTTTGCGGTTCTATCAATAGACCGT AGAGTTGCTCCGTTAACGCTTAATCTCATAAAACCAGATCCCATTTTCAGCTATCGTTTCATGCCTTTGTCTGCTTCGAAGTGGATGCCAGTTAGAGCAGCCATGTCAAATTCTTTTGGCTTTGGAGGAACTAATGCATCCCTGGTATTCTCGGTGATTTAG
- the LOC131328931 gene encoding 3-oxoacyl-[acyl-carrier-protein] synthase, mitochondrial isoform X2 — translation MAMLSRSRSLLPSRFHFTRFSSSSSFSSSFGPPPSVPSRRVVVTGLGMVTPLGCGVEATWKRLIVGECGVRVITPEDLKMSEFDKETRLHTYEQLTSKVAATVPCGTNSDQFNEEIWLNSKEDRSVSRFVGYALCAANEALRDANWMPTEEEEKEKTGVSIGGGIGSISDILDASKLICEKGPNHAAVTACATGGHAIGDATRMIQFGDADVMVAGGTESSIDALSIAGFCKSRALSTKYNSTPEQASRPFDCGRDGFVIGEGAGVMVLEELKHAEKRGAKIYAEVRGYGTSGDAYHITQPHVNGMGAILAMTRALKQSGLRPNQVDYLNAHATSTPLGDAIEGKAIKSVFLEHATLGALAFSSTKGATGHLLGAAGAVEAIFAVLSIDRRVAPLTLNLIKPDPIFSYRFMPLSASKWMPVRAAMSNSFGFGGTNASLVFSVI, via the exons ATGGCGATGCTATCTCGGTCTAGGTCACTACTCCCTTCTCGTTTCCATTTCACTcgattctcttcttcttcttccttttcttcttccttcggCCCCCCTCCCTCCGTTCCTTCTCGCAGAGTCGTTGTTACCG GATTGGGCATGGTAACGCCGCTTGGCTGTGGGGTGGAAGCAACATGGAAGCGGTTGATAGTGGGGGAATGTGGAGTAAGGGTTATAACTCCTGAAGATCTCAAAATGAGTGAATTCGATAAAGAAACCAGATTGCATACTTACGAACAGTTGACCTCCAAAGTTGCTGCAACTGTGCCCTGTGGAACCAACTCAGACCAGTTTAATGAGGAAATATGGCTTAATTCCAAG GAGGATAGGTCAGTTTCTAGGTTTGTAGGTTATGCATTATGTGCCGCTAATGAAGCTCTCAGAGATGCGAATTGGATGCCCActgaggaagaggagaaggagaagacg GGAGTCTCCATTGGTGGAGGGATTGGAAGCATTAGTGATATACTGGATGCATCCAAATTGATATGTGAGAAG GGACCCAACCATGCTGCAGTGACTGCTTGTGCAACTGGGGGACACGCTATTGGTGATGCTACAAGGATGATTCAATTTGGAGATGCCGATGTTATGGTGGCTGGAGGAACGGAGTCCAGCATAGACGCTTTATCCATAGCAGGATTTTGCAA GTCACGGGCTTTGAGCACGAAGTACAATTCCACTCCTGAACAGGCTTCACGACCATTTGATTGCGGCCGAGATGGATTTGT TATAGGTGAAGGTGCTGGTGTCATGGTGTTGGAG GAACTGAAACATGCAGAAAAGCGAGGGGCAAAAATTTATGCAGAAGTTCGTGGTTATGGGACTTCAG GGGATGCATATCATATTACTCAACCACATGTTAATGGAATGGGTGCCATATTGGCCATGACACGTGCTTTAAAGCAG TCTGGTCTTCGTCCTAATCAAGTGGATTATTTAAATGCCCATGCTACATCTACACCTCTAG GTGATGCAATAGAAGGCAAGGCCATTAAGTCTGTGTTTCTTGAGCATGCGACTTTAGGTGCTTTGGCATTTTCCTCCACCAAG GGTGCTACTGGTCATCTACTTGGAGCAGCTGGAGCTGTGGAAGCAATTTTTGCGGTTCTATCAATAGACCGT AGAGTTGCTCCGTTAACGCTTAATCTCATAAAACCAGATCCCATTTTCAGCTATCGTTTCATGCCTTTGTCTGCTTCGAAGTGGATGCCAGTTAGAGCAGCCATGTCAAATTCTTTTGGCTTTGGAGGAACTAATGCATCCCTGGTATTCTCGGTGATTTAG
- the LOC131328931 gene encoding 3-oxoacyl-[acyl-carrier-protein] synthase, mitochondrial isoform X3, translating to MVTPLGCGVEATWKRLIVGECGVRVITPEDLKMSEFDKETRLHTYEQLTSKVAATVPCGTNSDQFNEEIWLNSKEDRSVSRFVGYALCAANEALRDANWMPTEEEEKEKTGVSIGGGIGSISDILDASKLICEKRVRRLSPFFIPRILINMAAGHVSIKFGFQGPNHAAVTACATGGHAIGDATRMIQFGDADVMVAGGTESSIDALSIAGFCKSRALSTKYNSTPEQASRPFDCGRDGFVIGEGAGVMVLEELKHAEKRGAKIYAEVRGYGTSGDAYHITQPHVNGMGAILAMTRALKQSGLRPNQVDYLNAHATSTPLGDAIEGKAIKSVFLEHATLGALAFSSTKGATGHLLGAAGAVEAIFAVLSIDRRVAPLTLNLIKPDPIFSYRFMPLSASKWMPVRAAMSNSFGFGGTNASLVFSVI from the exons ATGGTAACGCCGCTTGGCTGTGGGGTGGAAGCAACATGGAAGCGGTTGATAGTGGGGGAATGTGGAGTAAGGGTTATAACTCCTGAAGATCTCAAAATGAGTGAATTCGATAAAGAAACCAGATTGCATACTTACGAACAGTTGACCTCCAAAGTTGCTGCAACTGTGCCCTGTGGAACCAACTCAGACCAGTTTAATGAGGAAATATGGCTTAATTCCAAG GAGGATAGGTCAGTTTCTAGGTTTGTAGGTTATGCATTATGTGCCGCTAATGAAGCTCTCAGAGATGCGAATTGGATGCCCActgaggaagaggagaaggagaagacg GGAGTCTCCATTGGTGGAGGGATTGGAAGCATTAGTGATATACTGGATGCATCCAAATTGATATGTGAGAAG CGTGTTCGGCGGCTTAGTCCGTTTTTCATCCCGCGGATACTGATAAACATGGCAGCTGGTCACGTGAGCATAAAATTCGGATTCCAG GGACCCAACCATGCTGCAGTGACTGCTTGTGCAACTGGGGGACACGCTATTGGTGATGCTACAAGGATGATTCAATTTGGAGATGCCGATGTTATGGTGGCTGGAGGAACGGAGTCCAGCATAGACGCTTTATCCATAGCAGGATTTTGCAA GTCACGGGCTTTGAGCACGAAGTACAATTCCACTCCTGAACAGGCTTCACGACCATTTGATTGCGGCCGAGATGGATTTGT TATAGGTGAAGGTGCTGGTGTCATGGTGTTGGAG GAACTGAAACATGCAGAAAAGCGAGGGGCAAAAATTTATGCAGAAGTTCGTGGTTATGGGACTTCAG GGGATGCATATCATATTACTCAACCACATGTTAATGGAATGGGTGCCATATTGGCCATGACACGTGCTTTAAAGCAG TCTGGTCTTCGTCCTAATCAAGTGGATTATTTAAATGCCCATGCTACATCTACACCTCTAG GTGATGCAATAGAAGGCAAGGCCATTAAGTCTGTGTTTCTTGAGCATGCGACTTTAGGTGCTTTGGCATTTTCCTCCACCAAG GGTGCTACTGGTCATCTACTTGGAGCAGCTGGAGCTGTGGAAGCAATTTTTGCGGTTCTATCAATAGACCGT AGAGTTGCTCCGTTAACGCTTAATCTCATAAAACCAGATCCCATTTTCAGCTATCGTTTCATGCCTTTGTCTGCTTCGAAGTGGATGCCAGTTAGAGCAGCCATGTCAAATTCTTTTGGCTTTGGAGGAACTAATGCATCCCTGGTATTCTCGGTGATTTAG